A genomic segment from Paramixta manurensis encodes:
- a CDS encoding 1-acylglycerol-3-phosphate O-acyltransferase codes for MIAIVRLILMGIFILLSSVVVLFVCLLRPRNAMNVHFAAQLYSKISWLLGVKIIITGRENISSGSCVYVANHQSNYDIFFLTAAVPPGAVSIGKKSILFFPFFGLIFWLSGNIFIERGNKIKAMQALQKTKEKILRENMSVWLFPEGTRNYGKGLKPFKSGAFHLARNAGLCLVPVSVSNYYGCFKLNRINNGKIIIRFLPPVPKETIATQPVRDVVAAVYEKMNTEIAALDKELSMSGDQVSRQEGY; via the coding sequence ATGATTGCTATAGTTAGACTAATTTTGATGGGCATTTTTATATTATTGAGCAGCGTAGTGGTGCTGTTTGTCTGCCTTTTACGGCCTCGTAACGCCATGAACGTTCACTTCGCTGCCCAGCTTTACAGTAAAATTTCTTGGCTACTTGGGGTTAAAATCATCATTACCGGCAGGGAAAATATTTCTTCAGGCAGTTGTGTCTATGTCGCCAATCATCAAAGCAACTATGACATTTTCTTCCTTACCGCGGCTGTACCTCCCGGAGCCGTAAGCATCGGGAAAAAAAGCATCCTTTTCTTCCCTTTCTTTGGTCTGATTTTCTGGCTGTCCGGCAACATATTTATCGAGCGCGGTAACAAGATTAAGGCGATGCAGGCGCTGCAAAAAACCAAAGAGAAAATTCTGAGGGAGAATATGTCCGTCTGGTTATTCCCCGAAGGTACGCGGAACTATGGCAAAGGTCTGAAACCGTTCAAAAGTGGTGCTTTCCATCTTGCCCGTAATGCCGGGTTATGTCTGGTTCCAGTTAGTGTCAGTAATTACTATGGTTGTTTCAAGCTTAACAGAATTAATAACGGAAAAATCATCATAAGATTTTTACCGCCGGTGCCTAAAGAAACCATTGCCACACAACCAGTTCGCGACGTTGTTGCCGCTGTATATGAGAAAATGAATACGGAAATTGCAGCATTGGATAAAGAACTCAGTATGTCGGGTGACCAAGTTTCAAGACAGGAGGGTTATTAG